The following coding sequences are from one Triticum aestivum cultivar Chinese Spring chromosome 5A, IWGSC CS RefSeq v2.1, whole genome shotgun sequence window:
- the LOC123104550 gene encoding glucan endo-1,3-beta-glucosidase-like yields the protein MATSITAAAAASLRSGYVLLAALAALLAVAAGGDPGKIGVCYGRVGGNLPAPEAAAALLRSNGITKARLFLPDQAVLPAFAAAGIDLTVGVPNENLTFLSAAGPEGALQWLRSNGLASGPVAGRLRYLAVGNEVLYNNQFYAPHLVPAMRNLHAALASLGLDGAVKVSSAHASSVLASSYPPSAGAFDAAQMDVLRPMLRLLADTGAPFMLNAYPFISHVGDPANVPLAYALGASDEPVVRDGALAYAGLFDATVDAVVAALEREGFGGVPVAVTETGWPTAGHPAATPENAAAYNGRMAERAARGAGTPRRPGAPVEVFLFDLYDEDGKTGAEFERHFGIFRADGVKAYNINFA from the coding sequence ATGGCCACGAGCataacggcagcggcggcggcgtcgctgCGTTCCGGCTACGTCCTCCTCGCCGCCCTGGCCGCGCTGCTCGCCGTGGCGGCCGGTGGCGACCCGGGGAAGATCGGGGTGTGCTACGGCCGCGTGGGCGGCAACCTCCCCGCGCCCGAGGCGGCCGCGGCGCTGCTGAGGAGTAACGGGATCACCAAGGCGCGGCTCTTCCTGCCGGACCAGGCCGTGCTCCCCGCCTTCGCCGCGGCCGGCATCGACCTCACGGTCGGCGTGCCCAACGAGAACCTCACCTTCCTCTCCGCGGCCGGGCCCGAGGGCGCGCTGCAGTGGCTGCGCTCCAACGGACTCGCCAGCGGCCCCGTCGCCGGCCGGCTCCGCTACCTCGCTGTCGGCAACGAGGTGCTCTACAACAACCAGTTCTACGCGCCGCACCTGGTGCCGGCCATGCGGAACCTGCACGCCGCGCTGGCCTCCCTCGGGCTCGACGGCGCCGTCAAGGTCTCCTCGGCGCACGCCTCGTCGGTGCTCGCGTCCTCCTACCCGCCCTCGGCCGGCGCCTTCGACGCCGCCCAGATGGACGTGCTCCGGCCCATGCTGCGGCTCCTTGCCGACACCGGCGCCCCCTTCATGCTCAACGCCTACCCGTTCATCAGCCACGTCGGCGACCCGGCCAACGTGCCGCTCGCCTACGCGCTCGGCGCCTCCGACGAGCCCGTGGTGCGCGACGGCGCGCTGGCGTACGCGGGCCTGTTCGACGCGACGGTGGacgcggtggtggcggcgctcgagcGGGAGGGCTTCGGCGGGGTGCCCGTGGCGGTGACCGAGACCGGGTGGCCCACCGCGGGGCACCCGGCCGCGACGCCGGAGAACGCCGCGGCGTACAACGGGAGGATGGCTGAGAGGGCGGCGCGGGGCGCCGGCACGCCGCGCCGGCCCGGGGCGCCCGTGGAGGTGTTCCTGTTCGACCTCTACGACGAGGACGGCAAGACCGGCGCCGAGTTCGAGCGCCACTTCGGCATCTTCAGGGCAGACGGCGTCAAGGCCTACAACATCAACTTTGCCTAG